Proteins from one Candidatus Zixiibacteriota bacterium genomic window:
- a CDS encoding PBP1A family penicillin-binding protein: MNVTKKTINKKSIRNSLIIIGILICVFIAIVSYRTIRIYQKDLPSFERLHNIEPSLKTKIYSADGTLLQEYFNENRVLIPYDQIPKQMVDMLLAVEDRDFFNHWGLNPRRLLIVSLKNLAHMNIEAGGASTITQQLARMLFLTRDKTLERKFKEALTAIKLERTYSKEEIIQMYLNQYYFHRAYGISAAARAFFDKNVDELTINDCAILLGMLRGPTINSPFNNPDKSLTARNRILYAYYSNSGITKEQYDSLRSEPLHISPPVEQLGKAPYFTEEIRKYIQDKYGDEVLYSGGLKVVTTLDWKLQQAAEAAVKERLDSIQARIERTYGLDNPFYTIVIPDTTDSMSDSTRIYKQIQGAVVSIDNATGNVLAMVGGKSFEMTKFNRATQSLLQPGSSFKPFVYTAAMDNGFNPSDLFYDNSIKLEIPGTKDWRPHNFDNKFLGEMTLRDGLKLSRNLVAIKLLLRIKPEQAIFYAHKMGITTPLRPVASLAIGTEVVHLIEMVSAFTVFPNGGIKVPYRLISRIYDRYGNVIEDNTIAQKEEVLSAQTAYIMVNMMQSVIESGTGRGVRWRGFTRPAGGKTGTSDNFCDNWFIGYTPQITTGVWVGFDDKTSIGRNQTGSTNALPIWTGIMKAAHDSLPIMDFEVPEGIEFVDICLESGKLATDRCVNVRREVFRTESVPQETCPLHPSKGLYVGPGTEENNFLNPEDTSDIYNF, encoded by the coding sequence ATGAATGTTACGAAAAAAACCATCAATAAGAAATCCATCAGAAATTCCCTGATTATCATAGGAATTCTTATCTGTGTTTTTATCGCAATTGTCTCATATCGGACTATCAGGATTTACCAGAAAGATCTCCCCTCTTTCGAACGCCTGCATAATATTGAACCATCCCTGAAAACCAAGATTTATTCTGCTGATGGGACGCTTCTTCAGGAATATTTCAACGAAAACCGGGTTTTGATACCTTATGACCAGATTCCGAAACAAATGGTCGATATGTTGCTGGCGGTTGAAGATCGGGATTTTTTCAATCACTGGGGCCTTAATCCCCGCCGGTTGCTAATAGTCTCATTGAAGAATCTCGCTCATATGAATATCGAGGCCGGCGGAGCTTCGACCATAACCCAGCAACTGGCCAGAATGCTTTTCCTGACCCGTGATAAAACTCTGGAACGAAAATTCAAGGAGGCTCTGACCGCGATCAAGCTGGAACGGACTTATTCCAAAGAAGAAATTATCCAGATGTATCTCAATCAGTATTATTTTCACCGGGCTTATGGAATATCGGCGGCGGCCCGGGCCTTTTTCGATAAAAATGTCGATGAACTGACAATCAATGATTGCGCCATTCTGCTGGGTATGTTGCGAGGGCCGACCATCAATTCGCCCTTTAATAATCCCGATAAATCGTTAACCGCGCGCAACCGTATTTTGTATGCTTATTATTCCAATAGTGGTATTACCAAAGAACAATACGATTCTCTTCGGTCCGAACCGCTTCATATTTCGCCCCCGGTAGAGCAACTGGGTAAGGCCCCATATTTCACCGAGGAAATTCGGAAATATATTCAGGATAAATATGGCGATGAGGTCCTGTACTCCGGCGGTTTGAAAGTCGTTACCACTCTGGATTGGAAACTTCAGCAGGCGGCCGAAGCGGCGGTTAAGGAACGCCTTGATTCCATCCAGGCCCGAATTGAACGTACCTACGGTCTGGATAATCCCTTTTACACCATAGTCATCCCGGACACTACCGACAGCATGTCCGATTCCACCCGGATATACAAGCAGATTCAGGGAGCGGTGGTATCAATCGATAATGCCACCGGTAATGTCCTGGCAATGGTCGGCGGCAAATCTTTTGAGATGACTAAATTCAACCGGGCCACCCAGTCACTCCTTCAACCCGGTTCCTCATTCAAACCATTCGTTTATACAGCCGCTATGGATAATGGCTTCAATCCCAGCGATCTTTTTTATGACAACTCCATCAAACTGGAAATTCCCGGAACCAAAGATTGGCGTCCACACAATTTCGATAATAAATTCCTTGGCGAAATGACGCTCCGTGACGGTCTCAAACTTTCACGTAATCTGGTGGCTATTAAACTACTTTTGCGTATCAAGCCGGAGCAGGCGATTTTCTATGCCCATAAGATGGGTATCACTACCCCCCTGCGGCCGGTCGCATCCCTGGCCATCGGAACCGAGGTCGTCCATTTGATTGAGATGGTCTCGGCATTTACGGTATTTCCCAATGGCGGGATCAAAGTGCCGTACCGATTGATATCGCGAATCTATGACCGTTACGGCAATGTAATTGAGGATAATACCATTGCCCAGAAGGAAGAGGTTCTTTCCGCCCAAACCGCTTATATCATGGTTAACATGATGCAGTCGGTAATCGAAAGCGGTACTGGACGAGGAGTCCGATGGCGGGGATTTACCCGCCCGGCCGGAGGAAAAACCGGAACTTCGGATAACTTCTGCGACAACTGGTTTATCGGATATACTCCCCAGATTACCACCGGAGTGTGGGTGGGATTCGATGATAAAACCTCGATTGGCAGAAACCAGACCGGATCGACCAACGCTCTGCCGATCTGGACGGGAATCATGAAAGCGGCTCATGATTCCCTGCCGATTATGGATTTCGAGGTACCGGAAGGAATCGAATTCGTCGATATATGTCTGGAATCGGGGAAACTGGCGACCGACCGATGTGTCAATGTTCGGCGCGAGGTTTTTCGGACCGAGAGTGTCCCCCAGGAAACCTGTCCGCTTCACCCCTCCAAGGGTCTTTATGTCGGGCCGGGAACCGAGGAAAACAATTTCCTGAACCCCGAGGATACGTCCGACATTTACAATTTCTAG
- a CDS encoding STAS domain-containing protein: MLSVLFPFLRWFKNYNTGSLRADFISGLTVALVLVPQSMAYAQLAGLPAYYGLYAAFLPPLIASLFGSSRQLATGPVAVVSLMTAATLEPLATAGSGSFIAYAILLALLVGLFQFMLGVFRLGLVVNFLSHPVVNGFTNAAALIIATSQLSKLFGVYVDNAEHHYMTVYNVIKATISYTHWPTLAIAILAFAVMISLKRFNPRIPNVLVAVLITTIISWAIGYEYNYRTDIGHIEDSRAIETIGDFNSAVARINEKSERRVQLGTECEQIGERYGLQSVEHVELQNRLCLLNLEIEESKGDARWLREKLRGMQFLATRGIGDQLEFHNRGNAQDNLEYDGRIWRIKVGNNPIDTNAVFFMGGGAVVGNIPRGLPGFKIPQFNWSIGLNLFPMAIIISLLGFMEAISIAKAMASKTGQRLDPNRELIGQGLANMVGAFNQSYAVSGSFSRSAVNIQAGAVSGLSNVFSSMVVVLTLLFFTPLLYHLPQAVLAAIIMMAVIGLVNVKGFVHAWKAQKYDGVIGIIAFIFTLVFAPHLDYGIMIGVGLALILHLLRGMKPDIAMLSKHPDGSFRNRRRFGLAQCRHIALIRYNGSLFFANVNYLEEQLLDRITAMPELKHVILVGNGINELDASGEEMLSLLVTRMHELGFDFSLSGLNDSVIDALKRTRLYERIGERNFFRNATNAVAAAYEKAHAGSDENPCPLIEVIKVKPTLDYELDKSESILYRAYKFHRGIWKGERPRKNNSE, encoded by the coding sequence ATACTCTCTGTCCTGTTTCCCTTTCTCAGGTGGTTCAAGAATTATAATACCGGTAGTCTTCGGGCCGATTTTATTTCCGGTTTGACCGTCGCGCTGGTTTTAGTTCCGCAATCGATGGCTTATGCACAGCTGGCCGGTCTGCCGGCCTATTATGGCCTGTATGCTGCCTTTTTGCCACCCCTGATAGCCTCCCTTTTCGGCTCCAGCCGCCAGCTGGCCACCGGCCCGGTTGCGGTGGTTTCGCTTATGACGGCGGCCACGCTGGAACCGCTGGCGACGGCGGGAAGCGGGAGTTTTATTGCTTATGCCATTTTACTGGCCCTTCTGGTTGGCCTTTTCCAGTTTATGCTGGGCGTATTCAGACTCGGATTGGTGGTCAATTTTCTCTCCCACCCGGTGGTCAATGGTTTTACCAATGCCGCCGCGCTGATTATCGCCACTTCTCAGCTGTCGAAGTTATTCGGCGTTTATGTCGATAATGCGGAACATCATTATATGACGGTCTATAATGTTATAAAGGCCACCATATCATATACTCACTGGCCGACCCTGGCCATTGCCATTCTGGCTTTTGCCGTAATGATAAGTCTGAAGCGGTTTAATCCGCGCATTCCCAATGTGCTGGTTGCGGTTCTGATCACAACAATCATTTCCTGGGCGATTGGATATGAGTATAATTACCGAACCGATATCGGACATATTGAGGATAGCAGGGCCATTGAGACAATCGGGGATTTTAATAGCGCGGTTGCCAGGATTAATGAGAAGAGCGAAAGGCGAGTCCAACTCGGAACTGAATGCGAACAGATCGGGGAACGTTACGGGCTTCAATCGGTCGAACATGTGGAGCTTCAAAATAGACTATGTTTGCTGAACCTGGAAATCGAGGAATCCAAAGGCGATGCCCGCTGGCTTCGGGAAAAGCTGAGAGGAATGCAATTTCTCGCGACCAGGGGTATCGGCGACCAGTTGGAGTTTCATAATCGCGGTAATGCGCAGGATAATCTGGAATATGACGGAAGAATCTGGAGAATTAAGGTCGGAAATAATCCGATTGATACCAATGCGGTGTTTTTCATGGGCGGCGGGGCCGTTGTCGGTAATATTCCGCGAGGCTTGCCCGGCTTTAAGATCCCCCAATTCAACTGGAGTATTGGCCTTAATCTTTTTCCGATGGCGATTATTATATCGCTGCTGGGCTTTATGGAAGCAATTTCCATCGCCAAGGCCATGGCTTCGAAAACCGGGCAAAGACTTGATCCCAATCGGGAATTGATCGGGCAGGGGCTGGCCAATATGGTCGGTGCCTTCAACCAGAGTTATGCGGTGTCAGGTTCGTTTTCACGGTCGGCCGTCAATATCCAGGCCGGTGCGGTCAGCGGGCTCTCCAACGTTTTCAGCAGTATGGTGGTGGTTCTCACTCTGCTTTTCTTTACGCCTCTTTTGTATCATCTGCCCCAGGCGGTTCTGGCGGCAATTATCATGATGGCTGTGATCGGACTGGTCAATGTCAAAGGATTTGTACATGCCTGGAAGGCCCAGAAATATGATGGTGTCATCGGCATTATCGCCTTTATTTTCACTCTTGTTTTCGCACCGCATCTCGACTATGGCATTATGATCGGGGTCGGGTTGGCCTTGATTCTTCATCTGCTCCGGGGCATGAAACCGGATATCGCCATGCTGTCCAAGCATCCCGACGGTTCCTTCCGGAACCGGCGCCGATTCGGGCTGGCCCAGTGCCGGCATATCGCCCTTATCAGATACAACGGCTCTCTTTTCTTTGCCAATGTCAACTACCTGGAGGAGCAGTTACTGGATAGAATTACCGCTATGCCGGAACTGAAACATGTTATTCTGGTTGGCAATGGAATCAACGAACTGGATGCCTCGGGAGAGGAAATGTTGTCTTTGCTGGTGACCAGGATGCACGAGCTGGGGTTTGATTTTTCGTTGAGCGGGTTGAATGATTCGGTTATCGATGCCCTCAAACGGACCCGTCTGTATGAGCGAATAGGGGAAAGGAATTTCTTCCGAAATGCCACCAACGCCGTGGCCGCGGCATATGAAAAGGCTCATGCCGGTTCGGATGAGAATCCGTGTCCCCTGATCGAAGTCATCAAGGTTAAGCCGACTCTTGATTATGAACTGGATAAATCCGAATCTATTTTATACCGGGCTTATAAATTCCACCGGGGTATCTGGAAGGGTGAACGACCCCGAAAAAACAATTCCGAATAA
- a CDS encoding response regulator: MAIIAIFGGSFCEADIIAGKTAVTLGYEFVEKELLTRTAQRFEIPEEKLLKSINGPVPMFNRFTRAREKHIACLKVVLSEIMAEDNKVFFGFATHLFPAHIPNVLKICIIANHDYRIKQAMLKHSLSEKTAEKLIHENDNLNLQWTGFLHNREPYDENLYDIVIPMHSSNIDQAVGTIIKHAGSDQVASDERSTQMARDFILSARVNLALTEEGHDVDVFSETGRVILTINKEVVRMKQYEQELKKITGKVSGVNDVQTKIGPDFKASAVNPWANIEVPPKVLLVDDEKEFVHTLSERLQTRNIASSVVYDGEQALDFVSKDAPDVMVLDLMMPGIDGIEVLRRIKRDHPRVEVIILTGHGSDREEKMAEELGAFAYLQKPVNIDVLAQVMNEAYQKLAGSGANSKEE; the protein is encoded by the coding sequence TTGGCTATTATTGCAATCTTCGGCGGCTCCTTCTGCGAGGCCGATATCATTGCCGGGAAAACAGCCGTAACCCTTGGTTATGAATTCGTTGAAAAGGAGCTATTGACCAGAACGGCGCAAAGGTTCGAAATACCCGAAGAAAAACTCCTGAAATCGATTAACGGCCCGGTACCGATGTTCAACCGCTTTACCAGGGCCAGAGAAAAACACATCGCCTGCCTCAAGGTCGTTCTCAGTGAAATAATGGCCGAGGATAACAAGGTTTTCTTCGGCTTTGCGACCCATCTGTTTCCTGCCCACATTCCGAATGTTTTAAAAATTTGTATTATTGCCAATCATGATTACCGTATCAAACAGGCCATGCTTAAGCATTCGCTGTCCGAGAAAACGGCCGAAAAACTCATCCATGAAAATGACAATCTCAACCTTCAGTGGACCGGTTTCCTTCACAACCGGGAACCGTACGACGAAAACCTGTACGATATTGTTATTCCGATGCATTCCTCGAATATCGATCAGGCGGTGGGGACGATTATAAAACACGCCGGGAGCGATCAGGTGGCCTCGGACGAGAGATCGACGCAGATGGCCCGCGACTTCATTTTATCCGCCCGGGTCAATCTGGCCCTGACCGAAGAGGGCCACGATGTCGATGTATTTTCTGAAACAGGGCGGGTTATCCTGACCATCAATAAGGAAGTCGTCCGCATGAAACAATATGAACAGGAATTGAAAAAAATCACCGGCAAAGTCAGCGGCGTTAATGACGTTCAAACGAAAATAGGCCCGGATTTCAAGGCCTCGGCGGTCAACCCCTGGGCGAATATCGAGGTTCCTCCCAAGGTTCTTCTGGTTGATGATGAAAAAGAATTCGTGCATACTCTCTCGGAAAGACTGCAAACCCGGAATATCGCCTCATCGGTGGTGTATGACGGCGAACAGGCTCTTGATTTCGTCAGCAAAGATGCGCCCGATGTCATGGTCCTCGATCTGATGATGCCGGGCATTGACGGTATCGAGGTATTAAGGCGTATCAAACGTGATCATCCCCGGGTGGAAGTAATTATTCTGACCGGTCACGGCTCGGACCGGGAAGAAAAAATGGCCGAGGAACTGGGAGCCTTTGCTTATCTGCAAAAGCCGGTTAACATCGATGTTCTGGCGCAGGTTATGAATGAGGCTTATCAGAAACTTGCCGGATCGGGTGCGAATAGCAAGGAAGAATAA
- a CDS encoding two-component sensor histidine kinase, with protein MTLSGDNPEILLESQDLSASGGLPRYRRLKRLSIILTSLVALIPLAVLVIINYYQDQDAYHAETMYAISRVLGNTQKTLEFVIQERRSALSLMIDERSYEELSSQEGLKSALQNLKNAFGGFVDIGLIESNGDQNYYVGPYDLRGKKYKDQQWFNEVLVRGVYVSDVFLGHRNLPHFIIAFKHEKPQGDFYVIRTTIDMELVNRLIYSLDLEKNTDAFIINQEGILQTASRFYGNVLDKVSIRVPERFRHREVVDEYHENGKWLTSGYAFIGDSPFILMVIKQRENPFLHWFYRRTGLLWFLALSVTLILAAVIYGSSHTVKRLRELDKRRAKIFHNIEYTNKMATIGRMAAGVAHEINNPLAIINEKAGLLKDLAHHTENFPNKEKVTKLAESIIGSVERCSKVTHRLLGFAKRMDDNFEVVDLKILLEEVVGFQQSEINHRNLNISLNFPENLPAIESDRGQLQQVFLNIVSNALAAVDDGGNIDVSAAPCSSKEIAVTIIDNGMGISEDNLRHIFEPFYSTKGKFGTGLGLSITLDIVQKLGGNINVNSELGKGTSFVVKLPCLCRRVAFQE; from the coding sequence ATGACTCTTTCGGGCGATAATCCGGAGATATTACTGGAATCGCAGGATTTATCGGCGTCCGGGGGACTTCCCCGGTACCGGAGGTTGAAACGTCTCTCGATAATCCTGACCTCACTGGTTGCGCTTATCCCCCTGGCGGTACTGGTCATAATCAATTACTACCAGGATCAGGATGCTTACCACGCCGAAACGATGTATGCCATCTCGAGAGTCCTGGGTAATACTCAGAAAACTCTTGAATTCGTCATTCAGGAGCGGCGCTCGGCTCTCTCATTAATGATCGATGAGCGTTCCTATGAGGAGTTGAGCAGTCAGGAGGGATTGAAATCGGCTCTTCAGAATCTTAAAAACGCTTTCGGCGGTTTTGTCGATATTGGCCTGATCGAATCCAATGGTGATCAGAATTATTATGTCGGCCCGTACGATCTGAGAGGCAAGAAATACAAGGATCAGCAGTGGTTCAACGAAGTCCTGGTCAGGGGCGTTTACGTAAGCGATGTCTTCCTGGGACATCGGAATCTCCCCCATTTTATTATCGCCTTCAAACACGAAAAACCACAGGGTGACTTCTATGTGATAAGAACCACCATCGATATGGAACTTGTCAATCGACTGATATATTCTCTCGACCTCGAAAAAAATACGGATGCTTTTATAATTAACCAGGAAGGGATTCTCCAGACCGCATCCCGTTTTTATGGCAATGTTCTGGATAAGGTGTCGATTAGAGTCCCGGAGCGTTTCCGGCATCGCGAAGTTGTCGATGAGTACCATGAAAACGGTAAATGGCTGACCTCCGGTTATGCTTTTATTGGGGATTCTCCCTTTATCCTCATGGTCATCAAACAACGGGAAAACCCGTTTCTTCACTGGTTTTACCGCCGCACCGGGCTGTTGTGGTTCCTGGCTCTGAGTGTTACCCTGATCCTGGCAGCGGTAATATACGGATCCAGTCATACCGTCAAGCGCTTGAGAGAACTGGATAAAAGGCGGGCCAAGATATTTCATAATATCGAATATACCAATAAAATGGCCACCATCGGACGTATGGCGGCCGGAGTGGCGCATGAAATCAATAATCCCCTGGCCATTATCAATGAGAAAGCCGGACTCCTCAAAGATCTGGCTCATCATACCGAGAATTTCCCCAATAAGGAAAAGGTGACCAAATTGGCCGAGTCGATTATCGGTTCCGTTGAACGATGCAGCAAAGTCACACACCGCCTGCTGGGTTTTGCCAAGCGTATGGATGATAATTTCGAGGTTGTCGATCTCAAGATTTTACTCGAAGAAGTTGTCGGGTTTCAACAGAGTGAAATAAACCATCGTAATCTGAATATCAGCTTGAATTTCCCGGAAAATCTGCCGGCCATCGAAAGCGATCGCGGCCAGCTGCAACAGGTTTTCTTGAATATCGTCAGCAACGCCCTGGCCGCCGTTGATGACGGAGGCAATATCGATGTTTCGGCGGCGCCATGTTCATCAAAGGAGATCGCCGTAACCATTATCGATAACGGTATGGGAATATCCGAGGATAATCTTCGCCATATCTTCGAACCATTTTATTCAACCAAAGGAAAATTCGGAACCGGTTTGGGATTGTCGATTACTCTCGATATCGTGCAAAAGCTTGGTGGAAATATCAATGTGAACAGCGAACTCGGAAAAGGTACGAGTTTCGTCGTTAAACTGCCCTGCCTCTGCCGGCGGGTTGCCTTTCAGGAGTGA
- a CDS encoding response regulator: MAEFRVLLVDDEEELVTTLVERLQYRGIDAAYSLNGATAIQEMREKEYDVVILDLKLPGISGLETMRVIKKEHPDTPIILITGHGSPLNMEDIPRGAFDYLPKPIDLDILVKKMREAVESK, from the coding sequence ATGGCCGAATTCAGAGTCCTGCTTGTCGATGATGAAGAAGAACTGGTCACCACGCTGGTTGAAAGGCTTCAGTATCGTGGTATTGATGCCGCCTACAGTCTTAACGGTGCGACGGCGATCCAGGAAATGCGCGAAAAGGAATATGATGTGGTTATCCTGGATCTGAAACTTCCCGGAATAAGCGGTCTGGAGACCATGAGAGTAATCAAAAAGGAACACCCGGATACGCCGATTATATTGATCACCGGTCATGGTTCGCCATTGAATATGGAAGATATTCCCCGGGGGGCTTTTGATTATTTACCGAAACCGATTGATCTTGATATCCTTGTCAAAAAGATGCGGGAGGCGGTCGAATCGAAATGA
- a CDS encoding response regulator, translating to MAKARVLLVDDEQDFRDVLSARIETRGLEVETAANGPEALERIERQNYDAVILDLVMPEMDGIETLKRMLMKQPSLQVIVLTGHATVQDGVRAVKLGAVDFLEKPADLATLVAKIEEAQSKRVSLFENQLDEKISGILKKKGW from the coding sequence ATGGCAAAAGCCAGAGTATTATTGGTTGATGATGAGCAGGATTTTCGCGACGTTCTATCCGCGCGAATCGAAACCCGTGGATTGGAGGTTGAAACCGCCGCTAACGGCCCCGAGGCTCTTGAACGAATAGAAAGACAAAATTATGACGCCGTTATTCTTGATCTCGTCATGCCCGAAATGGATGGTATCGAAACCCTTAAAAGAATGCTTATGAAACAGCCATCCCTCCAGGTTATTGTGCTGACGGGTCATGCCACCGTTCAGGACGGTGTTCGAGCGGTCAAACTGGGCGCTGTTGATTTCCTTGAAAAACCGGCGGACCTGGCCACCCTGGTGGCCAAAATCGAGGAGGCGCAATCCAAGCGGGTGTCGCTTTTTGAAAACCAGCTCGATGAAAAAATATCCGGGATCCTGAAGAAAAAAGGCTGGTAG
- a CDS encoding dockerin type I repeat-containing protein, with product MNYKIINHAAIIPLVIIFMMLLPVSGVNAQDIDWQVVSSGGVIDAASTGYRLSATVGQTAIGSGFSTDYSLSHGFWQYFGEPGCCDLPGDANNNGAVNILDVTYLISYLYKSGPPPPCPEEGDANGNGATNILDATYLISYLYKSGPAPICP from the coding sequence ATGAATTATAAAATAATAAATCACGCGGCCATAATCCCGCTGGTTATAATATTTATGATGCTTCTGCCGGTATCAGGAGTGAACGCTCAGGATATTGACTGGCAGGTCGTTTCTTCCGGCGGCGTTATCGATGCCGCTTCGACCGGTTACCGGTTAAGCGCCACGGTCGGACAAACCGCCATCGGCAGTGGATTTTCCACTGATTACAGCCTCAGTCATGGTTTCTGGCAGTATTTCGGCGAACCGGGATGTTGCGATTTACCGGGAGATGCCAACAACAACGGGGCGGTCAATATCCTCGATGTCACTTACTTGATCTCATACCTGTATAAATCCGGACCGCCGCCGCCGTGTCCTGAGGAAGGTGACGCCAACGGCAATGGCGCCACCAACATTCTCGATGCCACCTATCTGATAAGCTATCTATATAAGTCCGGACCGGCACCGATCTGTCCGTAA
- a CDS encoding TolC family protein, producing MSNRVQYSIRGIFYISIFSVFLISSQISSATVITLNEAVDIALNQTARGSMVRGNLEVAEQNYYARRVNFYLPEISINGSVPAYSVDESYRFFGGATEKRLYKTKDLGFNSFIELNQNLLTGGDLTITANLLASDNRYPNTRLDIPEGTFIQEETRRGYFTVSYTQPLLKPSDSKNNLKNTRDDFEIARFVKVEEEAALKKEVVESYMGVLQLNVKSEYYKSMYEAARLTAEIDSLKFLDGVISEEDWLLSASARLDAELNLHDINNQAEEMKRQLAIHLDRDVTQPLDPVEPDIIAHIKPEIREQMLNSWDESIPVQKAGLEYRRAKREADYKASGHGLTGDLTADYSTGQGNVKVDGVKDDINTRGWGVSLNFSYPIWDGGSSGAEVKAARLQADQARLEYNRARQSSRAEIINLINQLDVSYRRLDIMKKQIELAKSRLDIAESRFKDGQISEITYQESKAFYLESRDKYLEEYKAYLVERAEIEGKFLFK from the coding sequence ATGTCTAACAGAGTACAGTATTCGATAAGAGGGATATTCTATATTTCTATTTTTTCAGTATTTCTGATATCCAGCCAAATATCATCCGCAACCGTGATTACGCTGAACGAGGCGGTGGATATTGCTCTCAATCAGACCGCCCGCGGAAGTATGGTTCGGGGAAATCTGGAAGTGGCCGAGCAGAATTATTACGCCCGGCGAGTGAATTTTTACCTTCCCGAAATATCCATCAACGGCTCGGTTCCGGCTTATTCGGTCGATGAATCGTACCGCTTTTTCGGGGGAGCTACCGAAAAAAGGCTGTACAAAACAAAAGATCTGGGTTTCAATTCTTTCATTGAACTGAATCAGAACCTGTTGACAGGGGGCGATTTGACAATCACGGCCAATTTACTGGCCTCCGATAACCGTTATCCCAATACCCGTCTGGATATCCCCGAGGGTACTTTTATCCAGGAAGAAACCCGAAGGGGGTATTTTACGGTCAGTTATACGCAACCCCTGTTAAAGCCGTCGGATTCCAAAAACAACCTGAAAAACACCCGCGATGATTTCGAAATCGCCCGGTTTGTTAAAGTGGAAGAAGAGGCCGCTCTTAAAAAGGAAGTGGTTGAAAGCTATATGGGTGTTTTGCAATTAAACGTCAAATCCGAATATTATAAGAGCATGTATGAAGCGGCCCGTCTGACGGCTGAAATCGATTCGCTTAAATTCCTGGATGGTGTTATATCCGAGGAAGACTGGTTGCTGTCGGCCTCGGCCCGCCTTGATGCCGAATTGAATCTGCATGATATCAATAACCAGGCCGAGGAAATGAAGCGGCAACTGGCGATTCATCTTGACCGTGATGTCACTCAACCCCTGGATCCTGTAGAACCGGATATTATCGCACATATCAAACCTGAAATCAGGGAGCAGATGCTCAATTCATGGGATGAAAGTATTCCGGTCCAGAAGGCCGGGCTGGAATACCGCCGGGCGAAACGAGAGGCCGATTATAAGGCCTCAGGGCATGGACTGACCGGCGACCTGACGGCCGATTATTCAACCGGACAGGGCAATGTGAAGGTCGATGGGGTTAAAGATGATATAAATACCCGGGGATGGGGGGTATCGTTGAACTTTTCGTACCCGATCTGGGACGGCGGTTCATCGGGGGCCGAGGTCAAAGCCGCCCGGCTTCAGGCCGATCAGGCCCGGCTGGAATACAACCGCGCTCGACAAAGCAGCCGCGCCGAGATTATCAATTTGATCAATCAGCTCGATGTCAGTTATCGCCGCCTTGATATTATGAAAAAGCAAATTGAATTGGCCAAAAGCCGCCTTGATATCGCCGAATCTCGTTTCAAGGATGGTCAGATTTCGGAAATTACCTATCAGGAGAGCAAGGCCTTTTATCTGGAATCGAGGGACAAATATCTCGAGGAATATAAAGCGTACCTGGTTGAACGGGCCGAGATTGAGGGCAAGTTTCTTTTTAAATAA